CACGGCAAGGGGATGTGCCAAACGGCAACATGACTGCTGCCGTGGAAGCTTTGCGCACGAATTATTACCTTCAGCTTGCCGCCATCATGGCAGAGGATACATCGGCGGACGACCCGGTCGCCATACAGCCACAAATCAGCGCAAGACTTTCTGACCTTGCTGATGCCGCAATTTCTGCAGCGCTCGATATCGCCAGAACACAGGTTGAAGGCAGTGAGCGTTGCGGTTTCACGGTTATTGGCATGGGCAAGCTCGGCGCTCAGGAGCTTAACTATGTTTCTGATTGCGATCTGGTGTATGTCGTCGAACCACTTGTCGCAGAAGGCAACGTCGAGAAAATCGACGGTGTAGCCCTGACGCGAATCGGTACGAAGATTGGCATGATTTTGCAAAAAATCTGCCAGTCGGTGATGCCTGGTGTGGACATGCCGCCGCTCTGGCAGATTGACACGGCCTTGCGCCCTGAGGGCAAGGACGGACCACTCGTGCGCACGGTCGATTCCTGTCGTGTCTATTACGAGAAGTGGGCGAGCAACTGGGAATTTCAGGCGTTGCTGAAAGCGCGGGTGGTAGCTGGCGATGAGGAACTAGGCAAAGCTTATCTTGATTTGACCCGACCATTGGTCTGGTCGGCTTCAAAACACGATAACTTCGTTTATGACTGCCAGAAAATGCGCAAGCGTGTTGAAGACAATATCGCTCCGGATCTGCGTGACCGCGAGATTAAGCTCGGCAAAGGCGGACTGCGCGATGTTGAATTTACGGTGCAGATGCTGCAGCTGGTCCACGATCGTTCCGACGAATCGCTGCGAGGCCGTTCCACGTTGGGTGCCTTGCAGGCACTTTCGGCCGGAGGGTATGTGGCACGTCCGCAAGCTGCAAAGCTTGATGAGGATTATCGCTTTGAAAGAGTTCTTGAGCATCGTGCGCAGATGTGGGAGCTTAAGCGCACACATCTTTTTCCTGATCTGGGCAAGGCCAACGAAGGCGGAATCGATATCGTGCGCAACGCCGACCCACGGGCGATAGACGACAATACGGAATTACGTCGCATGGCTCGAGCGTTTGATTTGCTGCCCGATCAGTTGATAGATAAGTATGACAAGGTACGCCGCGAGGTACGTCGTCTCCATGCCGATATCTATTATCGTCCGATGCTTCCGATCAACGCTCAGCTTGACGACGATCAGGTCACGCTGAGCGACGAGGCGACCCGTGAACGCTTTGAATCCATTGGTTTCGCCGATCCTGACGCGGCGATGCGCCACGTCCGGGCACTGACGGAAGGCGTTTCCCGAGCAGCCAAGATCAACCGCATCCTGCTTCCTTCGATTCTGCAATGGCTGGCACAGGGGCAGAATCCCGATATGGGCTTGCTACAATGGCGCAAACTTGAGGAACGCTTCGGTGGTGGCAGCCAATATCTCGGTTTCCTGCGCGATTCGCCGCAGGCACTGATCAGGCTGTGCCATATCCTCTCCAATTCGAGGCTTCTGGGCGATTCGCTCAACCAGTCCATCGAGTCGGTGACGTGGCTCGGCGACGATGAGATGCTGATGCCGCGAACCCGTGAAAGCCTTGATGTACGGGCCCAAGCGGCGGTTTCGCGTTATGCCGACAATATGAACGATTTCGCCACTTCCATTAGAGCAATGCGACGCCATGAAATCGAACGCATCGGGCTCGGATGGACGTCACACGTATTTGACGACGGTGCAGGATTGACCGGCATGACCGATGTCTACGACTCCGCCATCGAAGCGGCTTTGCAATGGTCAATCGATCATCAGTGTGCCGAGATGAAGTTGGATACTCCTCCCGTGGCCATCAGTGTCATCGCCATGGGCCGATATGGTGGGCGGGAAGTCAATTTCTGCTCCGATGCCGATATCATCATGATGTATCGTCCTATCCAAACCACAGGTAACCAAGATGGTGACGATTCAGCGAAAGCGGCTGCTGATTTCGCGCGTAACGTGGTCAACGATCTGCGCAACATCCTGCAAGGCCCGGCCAGTCTTGAACCTAAAATCGATCTCGATTTTGGTCTTCGGCCTGAAGGCAAGAATGGCCCGTTGATCCGTTCCTATGAATCTTGTCGCGACTATTACACCAAGTGGTACAGCACTTGGGAACGCCAGGCGTTGCTGAGGGCCCGATATGCTGCTGGTGATGCCCAATTGGCCAAGGATTTCCTAACCCAGCTTGCGAACCCGCTACGCTATATGAACCGGTCGTTGACTGATGAGGAAATCGGAGAAATTCGCAAGCTCAAAGCACGGATGGAGGCAGAACGCTTGCCGCACGGTGTGAAACGAAACCAGCACTTGAAACTCGGTGCCGGCGGGCTTTCCGACGTCGAATGGACGGTGCAGCTGTTACAACTCGAACATGCCGGGGAGCACGAAAGTCTTCGTGTCAACTCGACACTGGCGGCGCTGGATGAGCTCGAACGTCTGGAATATATCAAGGCCGACGATGCCGAGGCGTTGCGTAAGGCGTGGAAAATGCTGACTGCCGCACGCAACGGCAATTATTTATGGGGTGCAAGGCTCTCACAGGCCGAT
The window above is part of the Bifidobacterium sp. ESL0732 genome. Proteins encoded here:
- a CDS encoding bifunctional [glutamine synthetase] adenylyltransferase/[glutamine synthetase]-adenylyl-L-tyrosine phosphorylase codes for the protein MDVNISNRELIHAGLQNLSGSRDLFGCLADAGFGEIDLKNVLAALQRACDPDIALKHFVEIFVSRQNGTHDAVSGNQNGSLYNVQVSLGACDQPETSTGLGASGFRKSGLDELVHDSTALSRLIGVLGASNALGALMRAHPNLVSAAACDPCGSLAFTRDERISHMAEAVRTGASRQGDVPNGNMTAAVEALRTNYYLQLAAIMAEDTSADDPVAIQPQISARLSDLADAAISAALDIARTQVEGSERCGFTVIGMGKLGAQELNYVSDCDLVYVVEPLVAEGNVEKIDGVALTRIGTKIGMILQKICQSVMPGVDMPPLWQIDTALRPEGKDGPLVRTVDSCRVYYEKWASNWEFQALLKARVVAGDEELGKAYLDLTRPLVWSASKHDNFVYDCQKMRKRVEDNIAPDLRDREIKLGKGGLRDVEFTVQMLQLVHDRSDESLRGRSTLGALQALSAGGYVARPQAAKLDEDYRFERVLEHRAQMWELKRTHLFPDLGKANEGGIDIVRNADPRAIDDNTELRRMARAFDLLPDQLIDKYDKVRREVRRLHADIYYRPMLPINAQLDDDQVTLSDEATRERFESIGFADPDAAMRHVRALTEGVSRAAKINRILLPSILQWLAQGQNPDMGLLQWRKLEERFGGGSQYLGFLRDSPQALIRLCHILSNSRLLGDSLNQSIESVTWLGDDEMLMPRTRESLDVRAQAAVSRYADNMNDFATSIRAMRRHEIERIGLGWTSHVFDDGAGLTGMTDVYDSAIEAALQWSIDHQCAEMKLDTPPVAISVIAMGRYGGREVNFCSDADIIMMYRPIQTTGNQDGDDSAKAAADFARNVVNDLRNILQGPASLEPKIDLDFGLRPEGKNGPLIRSYESCRDYYTKWYSTWERQALLRARYAAGDAQLAKDFLTQLANPLRYMNRSLTDEEIGEIRKLKARMEAERLPHGVKRNQHLKLGAGGLSDVEWTVQLLQLEHAGEHESLRVNSTLAALDELERLEYIKADDAEALRKAWKMLTAARNGNYLWGARLSQADVLPSDFYGLGGVATFLGYDANRGQYFENDVASVMRRCREVTERLFYGR